A stretch of DNA from Lycium ferocissimum isolate CSIRO_LF1 chromosome 4, AGI_CSIRO_Lferr_CH_V1, whole genome shotgun sequence:
TATGTATTTCAACAAGGATTTATTAGTAGATAGTGTTTGTCAAAATCCCCTTTAAACTAAAGACTGGTAGAAACACAGAGAAACTTGAtttctttttcctccattttttatttttctccccTGTCCGGCTGCTCTCTGATTTTGTACTTCTGTTTTCTCTTAGGCACGTGATGCTTATTACAGTGGAACGCCTTTAATAGTTGATGATATGTTTGACAGAGTAGAGGTAAGTTTCTAAATATAGCGGATAGCTAATGAAatcttgaattttccttttatgttcTGATCCTCATGCACAATGTTTTCTACTACAGTTAAGATTGCGGTGGTATGGTTCAAAGCATGTAGTCAAGTATCCCCGCTGTAGTCTCAGGCGGCAATCAACTTATGCTGATGCAGAGGTGATACTACTGTGAAATGAATTGCTTATTGTGCTATACATAGGTTATATCAATTGCTTATTGTGATATCCCTTTGAgttttttctttaactttttgtTGGTCATAACTATTTGTGTGTTTGGAATATTACTTCCATTCATTTTAGAATACTGTAAACGTGAGTACTTCAAACTCCAAGTGGAAGTATCTTAAATTTCCGTTAATATTGTACCTTGTTATAATATTACTCTCTACCTTTTCTTTTCTGTTGCCTCTAACTTGTTTGATATATTGAAGTCTATTAAACTATCATGTTCCAAACTTGATCCATCGACTTTGCTTGTGCCTTGTATGTCTTCACTAAATCCTATTAGATTGATATTTTCCTTGGACCTAATAATTGTTCTTCGTAGATGAAGTCTCTGCATCTGCCATGacaaaaggagaaagaaaacatTATGGATGTATACAAACATTACTTATCCCACAATTTTAGTTGTGCTATTTGCAAATCTAGTTCAGCTGTGTCATTCCGTAGAACAATAATTTTTCATCCTGGAGTAGTTTTTCTACTTGTAGACCAGGCTTTCGTCCTACCCTTGAATATTGATTAATGTGGATGTAGGGCAGGAAGATCCTTCACAGGCATTTGCATTAGCAAGCGTATGGTTGTTGATTCTTGGGTTTGGGAGTTCATTCTTGATTGTGCCTTTAATCTACACCATCGTTCAGGCTTATCAAGACACATTTGATTCAGGAATGTCCTACACCGATCAATCTTTTGAGTTGTTTACAGTGCTCAATGGAATCCTCTTTATGGTGTTGGGATCTATTATAGGCTTTCCAATTGCTACGGCATCTGGTAATGTGTTTTATTTCTTGAACCTTCATTTGTCAAGTTTAACCATTATCAATTGTTTGAGATAAAGTCTCATATTGATATACTATATAAATTACGCGTCTAGAAATTAGTTCTGCgatattttggtgttgttggtgCTCATTAGTTAGGAGTTCTAGTGCAAGTAGTAAGTTGGTGAGAATTATAAGAATCTTTTGGTTTCTCAATATGAAAAGGCTACTTATAAGGAGAAAATGGTTTTCTTTATCTATCTCAATTTACCTGCTGCTATCTAAGCTCTGTTTCTCAGGTTGATTGACGTCAATAATCATgccttactcttttttttttttttttttttttttttgggaaaaggtaAAAAAGAAACAACCCCTTATCCTAAGAAACGACCTCTTATCGTTTTGGACCTTTCAGTGTCTAAATAGTCTGCCTTTCTTTTAGATGAAACACTTGTGGTTTTTGTAAATGAATGTTTTCTTCAAAAGTTGGGGAATAAGTGTATGAGAATTTGAACCAACACTGCTAGAATTGGATCTTAAGCATCTAAAAGAGACTTTGACTTTAATATCCTTGTTTGAACCAACAATGCTAGAATTGAAAAGGGGAAAGTCCAGTCATATATTGTCAAGAATTGGAGAGGAAAAtttaggtgccgtttggccataaataccaaaaaacatttcactttttttggaattttggagttggagttgtgtttggccatagtttttgaaattgtagtttttggtgaaatgtagttgtaaaaaagtgaaaaaagtgaattttttttgaaaaattagttttttgagtttttggtattccggaatataACTTCAAGCTGTAttcggaattttcatggccaaacgctaattccggaaaaaagtgaaaaacttttctggaaaaaagtgaataatttttattagAAACAGCACCTTAGTATATTGATCCTTAATAGTGTCATTCCCGTTCTAATTCTGCATCATGTTGGTACTGTTGCATAATTAGGTACTAGAGTGAGGTTTGCAATAATTTCATTAAGAAGGTTACTATTAGGAAATGGTGTTtctttaattataatttttttataacttaCCTCCATGTTGTACTGTTGGGTGATCTTCACCAGTGTAAATGTGGTTGTTGAACCATGTCTAGAAGCAATGTTGTCCAATGTGTCCATAATTTTCTGAGAATTATTTCTTCAATGCATTCCAAGTACAGTTTATAACTTGAGATAACTAATCACAGTTGGAGCACTTCAAGGACTTTGGAAAAATGACTTGGTAGCTCTGAAAGGGTCATGCCCAAACTGTGGTGAAGAGGTAATCAAGAACTAGCTTCTCACATGTCCACAAATATTTCTAGAAGTTATTGATATGATTCCAGTAAAGAAGGGTTAAATCGTATTCTCCTTGTACAGAAATGGATGAATCTTATAGCTCTTAACACTATTACCTTCAGGTTTTTGCTTTCCTGAAAGCAGAGAAGTCCAACCGTTCCCCACATAGAGCTGATTGTCATGTTTGTGGAAGCAGATTAGAATTTCAAACCAATGTTGAGGTACTTTTGACATGACTTCGGTTCTCATCTTACTTCACACTACATGCGTATTTGATTGGAGGAATTTTGTACATTTCCTTTTTGCTGTCActgttacattttttttttttttttttcacttgctAGAAAGTGGAGATCATTCCCTTTACAGATTAGATATTGTTATTCATGTATACTTAagcttttcccttttctttagATACACTAGTTTGCAAACACATGATAACCCTTGAGAAATAATTAAGCTAATAATTGTTGCGATGATAGATTATGCGATTTCACTCTAAATAATTGTATTTGCATTCTCTTAAAGCGGTCATAGAACTCTTTGTATACTTACTGCTTCAGCTTACCTCATTACATGTAAATAATGGTCTGGTCACATTTTCTGTTTCTTGTGTCTGAAAATAATTAGTATTTTTCTTGACATGATATTCTATTTCTCAATTTTAGAACTTTTGCAAGATCATATTTTGTTATGCCGTCGAATGGTCTATAAGAGAAGATTAAACTATACATCTTAAGGTGTTGAATCTATCTTTGAGTTTGAATGtgttttctatttattttagttCATAGTTATAACTAACttgaattagtttttttttttgatgatctAACCTGCTACTTAAATTGTTATTCTCACTCCGTTTTTGTGTTTTTTactgttttatattttttcgtTATTAACAATTTTTCTCGACATCTTTATGAAATGcctaattcatttcatttttgcACCATTCAGATTCTCTCTCATCCAAGTATATAGTTGCCCTAATACCATGTTCTTTTACTGCAGCAATCCGTCGCAAGACCTGGCAAACGTTGGGTTTATGGTCGCGTTTACTTAATTAGACAGAGGCAAAGATGGGCGTGACGATGATGTTGATTGAATTCCGTTCAGTTACTCCTGATGATCACAAAGCGTTATGTACAACTTCTTATCAGCCAGAGCTAAAAATTGCGATACAATGACAGTTTGCCTTCTTGTGCCAAAATCTCCATACTAAATAGATTTGAAAATTCTGCTGCAAGTGGTTGAAAAGCTGTTTGAGTTCTTAAATCCAACTCAGTGGCACAACTCACATCATGAAACATTTACTGGTACTATAATAGAAGAATTCTGCCCAGATATTTAGAAACTATAGTGTATTTGCTCATGCTTGCAGAAAATTTAGTGAACAGAGTTGTTTTTTGTAAGATGAAAATATCTCATTTGTCAATATGTGAACTAGCCATTTGGTTGAACAGATAATTGTTTTTATGAACTGAATAAATCtcatttgtgtatatgtgaGCTGTTAATTTGATAGTAGCATAATCCAGAATTAGACTGGCTCCTCTCATTCAGCATCTCTCCTTCTATGTCCATATACATCATAATGTATTATATTCCCAACTTCGAAACAATGACAAGCATAGGTAGCCTCTTCAAAATTGGCCAATTCTTAGATGAACAAACGCAATATTATCTGACTAAGTTAAAATACCTAACAAGGAAAAAGCTCGATACTTGTCTGAAAAGATAGCAGAGAAAGATCTTGTAAATTAGGCATATCATCAAGTTTCAAGGTACTACTATCCTTGTTTCCCAGTACAATTTGAGGCTGCTTGTCAAGAATGCTGCCTTGGCATTGTTTAGTTAAATGTTGTTGCATCTTGGAATACAGTAACTGGAGGCATTGTGCGCAATGAGCAGATTAATGAAGCTATGAGGTGCTTCCTTCAAACGCAAACAGAGAATGTGTCACCTCATGATCTTATCTTGATTAGCATATTCTACGCTTGTGCACAAGCTGGGATGCAACACTGCTAGACGAAAattgatttgaatataattgaGATGGAATTATTGGACATGTTTTAAGTGTGGTGACTTGGACGCTGATGAATTTGTTTCCAATAAGATGCTTGAACTGGATATAGTAGCCTGGAGTGGAGACCTCCATGAAGAGTCAACACATAAAAGTATAAAGATGTAATTAATTCTATCACCTAAGAAAAACTAAGAAACAAGCATAGTTATTAGGTCAAAGCATGATCTGCACTTAGACCAAAGAATGCTGAACAAATACATCTTAAACTATGTTTGAAAGGGAAAGCTACCATGTCTCAGATTACACTGAAGATAATAATGCACAGTCGAAAATTGGCCATTTCATCAGCCAACGTTGTCTTTTGGAACTCCATCCCAATAACAAAAATAACACCTGGTACATCTACCAAAATATGAGTTCTGATTTGAAAAGAGACAGGAAGCTCAGTCGAGTTGAGAAGCCGGAATCAGAAGTGAGCCAAACTGTAGACTAGGGTCCAAAAAAGCTGTGCAAACATAATAGAAGAAACAGGAGAAAGAAAAGATATTAGCAACAATATGAGAGACAAAGGTGAAGGACATAACTTGTTTTTTGACTTATATAAACGGTTAAAAAGGGGGTCAAAAGGAAGTTCAAAGTACCAGAAAGAGTGTCATAGAAGCAAAAAGCCCTTCTTGAAGGAGAGCTCCATGCCCACCAAATTCTTCTTCATCAACTTTTAGCACCACCGCATAGTAACAGTAGATAATACCGGTTGAAAGTGCAAGAAACCTAAGTTTAAGAAGAGTACAATTACTATGGTGAGAATCGGTTAATCACTACAGGATATTAAAATTACGgccaaatatttgaaaatttggatgaTCTTCAACTCAAGCAACCAGCATACTTCCATTAAAAGAATAAGAAGCAGAtaagttaccagtttcaaaaaaaaaaaaaaaaaaagaataagaagcaGATCTCTACTGGATTTCCTGCCAGTATTTGGATTACTATATAGCGGTTCATCGTGAATCAAATTGTATAACTAGAAACTGTATCCACTTCGGCATGGACTTCCTAATTGATTTAGCTCGGAAATAAGTATTATCCATGCTAAATAACTACCAAAATGCAGAAACACTACGAGCTTGAAATTTTATTGTGTTAAACTTTATCACTATCTCCACCATATGAAGCAAAATTACCGCATACTTTGTCCTACATTTAAGTAATTCTCTTTCAACTTTTTCTCTCCCTTATCAAATCACTcactccccagaccccacttgtggggtTATACTGGGTATGTAGTTGTACTTAGAAAAGAATCACAGAGAAACAGAAAGGACAAGGAGGTTCACCTCACTCCTCAAAAAGAAATTCTAactcaaaaataagaaaagagtgTTCTTCCAGTCATCATCCAAGGGGGTGGATCTAGCGGTCAATGGAGTGGACGAAAATCGTGGGAAATCAAGATTCAAATCCCAACACAGACAAAGCACGCTAGAGGGAGGTAGCAGGTCAGTGGAATAGTCCAACTATATGCAAGCTGACTCTTAACACCACCattatagaaataaaaaagaaacactCTTCCAATCAACTAGTGATTAAAGGCTCAAGTAAAAATTAGTTCATGCCTTTACAGGCTCTAAATAAAGACATGTTCGGTTTTGATTCTTTTTACCTTATTTAAtcatatcaatttttttatttcatactACCAATTACTAtttcaataaataataattCTTACATGaattattcattaatttctTACCAAAGCATAATTAGAAACAGTGATCCAAACCATAAAGCCTTAACTGTCCTAAAGAAGTTATTGGAGTACTTTAATGAAGCCATTTAAACTACCGAAGTAGAATCTTTTAGcaattacttttaaaaaaattagtgaaGTCGAAAGGCCCATACTCAAACATAGATAAGATTGAAGACAGAGATGCCCCTATGGTAATTGAAGTACATACATGATCAAATAAGTTCATGCCAACTATGCATGCTCATTTACTTTCTTATCCTTGTTCCTTGAGTATTCATCCCATCTTCATTTTTGCATATCCTTCTTTCCTGTGCAGTCCTTTCACTAATTGAGTGAAAGGGTATAGCCTTTTAGTTGCTTTCTGTTCGAACtactaccccccccccccccccacaaccAACTTCTCTTGTATGCTCAAATTTCACCCTTTTCTCTAGAATGTttatagggagaaaaactaaTCCTTCGTCTAACCTCCTGGCATGTTCtagtttttgttttatttatgaTAATGCATGGCTCGCTGCCTCAATGTGTCCTTAGACAGACAGCCCATAACTTTGCAAACAAAATACACTCAATCCTCCTAAGTGAATGAATCATTAGAGCCATCATAGCTTTAATATTGACCTAAAATTCTGGAGCACTTTCTGCGTAGAAGTATATTATTTCAATTCCATGCTACGGCATTTTGTCCTAGTCCATGTAAACAAAGCAGAACAATAAGTACATACATGAAGAGTTACCATATAAACTAACCCAAGTACTTCTTACAAAAGCTAATGAATTCAAATAAAGTCAACTGATAATAATCAAACGACGAGCGCTAATGACTTGAAATAAACTCAACTGATAGTAGGCAATCAATAAGAGCtaatacaacaacatatccagtgtaatcccacaagtggggtctggggagggtagagtgtacacagacgTTACCCCTACCTCATAGAGATaaggaggttgtttccgatagaccttCGGCTTAGGTAAAAAGCAGTTCAAAGCGGTTTGAAAAGGGCATACAGAAATCAACAAGAGCAAAAGAATTGCAATAAACTCAACATACAAGCAACAACTAACAAGAGCTAATGAAGTGAAATAAAGTGCAGCTACGGGAATGAAGAAGCGTATATTTGACATACAGCAAGTCAATAGCAAATTCCATGGcttcaaaaggagaagaagGCGAGGTAAAGAAGAAAACTTACAACATAAACCAGACTCCACCAACCAAAGGAATGGCACCCCATATTAATCCACAAACAAGAGCCATCAATTGTCTCATCCAATGCAATACATCACCCAGTTGATCCTGCAATTACAAGAAAAAAACAATTACCAACTTGACCAATGTATAATACAGCAAAAACGGAAGCTAAAATTCTAAGAAATATTTCCTTTCAGATTAATATTGTaacaaagaaaaagttaaaacgTTTCCTGATTGAAAATTCTCTAAGTTTTAAAGATAACAGCTCCAATGCTCCTCACCAGCTTGAACCACCTTCTAATATTAGTAAAATACATTTACAACTACTTATAACTGTAATATATGCCATTTTGTGAAGAGCAGCCATGAAACTTGAATAAATCACAAAACAATACTAAATTTTAATGTCTTACTCACTAGTCACTCCACCCACTACTCCAAATCTCCCACTAAACACTCCAATATGATCAAAAGCCTATTAAGTGCTAATCTATTTGTGGGGTTCTTAGATTCATGGTTTATATCTCAGATTTCCAAGAATGTGGGAATTTTCTATTATTAGAAGGAATAAATCTACTTAAAACCGAACACCCATAAGTCAAATTTCGAAGTTAGCAacataaaagaggaaaaaaacatcaataacattaaacaATGTACAACTATCCAGAGttcaaaaacaaacaaatgaaaaatcaaaCCTTATCCCAAGAAGCTTCGGGATCGAAAAGTTGTCTGAACTTAGACAAGTGACCATTCTGATGTTGGTCTTGTTGTGTAACGTCTGAATTTGATTTCTTCCTTTGTCTCATGGTTAGATAAAAGAATAAATGTTAAAGCAAGAAAATCACACTTCTTTAGGGTTTTGATGAAATCGACAAAACCAATGTGTTGATGAGATGAGGGAGTTGAATTAATGGTGGAGAAAGTATGTATTataaaattaggaaaaaaaatgattgtaGATCTAGattgaatataaatgattaGATTAGATGGAGATGGAGAAAGCAGTAATGTTTGGTGGTGTTCTACTTTGggtatatttctttttcttttttggggcTTGATTTGGTTTTGTAGGCTGATTGGCACGTGGATATTTTTGATTTatatggactttattttagTGCTTTTCCTACTAGGAGGTGACTTGACACAAATAGGATTTGTAAAACAAATTAATTTAACTTATCAATCATTAAGTAATTTAATACTAAAATATAacttattatatattaattaagtATAATTAAGTGATAAAAGTATATGtgcaaacatatatcatgcatttatTAGTTTGATGTAAAACATAATacgattaggaatgaagatattcgGGTCAAGATGGGAGTGGCCTCCGTGGAGGATAAGATGCGGAAAGTGAGGTTTAGATGGTTCGGGGATGTGAAGAATTGATGTGTAGACGCCCGGTAATGGTGTGTGAGAAGTTGGTTGTAGCCAAATGGCCCGGAAAGTTGAAGGAGGGGTAGATATAGGCCTAAAAATAATTGGATGAGGTGATTAGACAAGACATGACATAACTTCAACTCAACGTGGACTTGATTCTTAATAGGAGGGTGTGGAGGTTAAGAATTAGGGTCTGGTTAGTAGGTAGTCGACGTATTTCTTTTCCATTCCCGGAGTATTAGTATTTTCGCATTCTTAGATTTCTATACTACTTATTGTTTCTTTAGCCTCAATCATTATATTCTTATCAAGACTATTATGCTTGGACTTGATTTCTTAATACGAGGGTGTGGAGGTAAGGATAAGATTAGGGTCATTCTAGTAAACCCCCGTGGAATCACGTATTTCTTTCCATTGTAAATATATGAAGCGCCAAGATAAAAGTATATGTTTCATATTAAGCAAATGAATCATGATTTTTTCTATACTTTTTATCATTTATTGTTTCTTTAGCATCATAAATACTTAATTTTACTTTGTgcaaaaattcatgaaatcaacGTTTCCAAGCCATTAGGCTTCTAGAAAGGACTTATTCTTTATCTTATGTAAATACTGAACAAATATTTTTCTCGTGACAACGATATATCTTTGATAGGAATGCGTTAAAAGCTAATGATTTTTGTAAACGAGATTTTTGTTAAGCTTATACTCCTGACGATGAATAAATAGTATATATGGGACTTTGATTCACTAAATCTAAATTTTATCATAACTATGGTCTAAAAGCCATCATTCGAAATGAAAGTATAAGTGTGTCACTTCATATTTATTTCTAAGCAAATGAATCATGATATTTTTCTTGTATGTCGGCTTTTTATCATTTAAAAAATACCGTTGAGTTTATTTTtggctcaaatataccccttaattaaaattaactcttttaaaaaagcaaaaattttgtaattggtcaataataaaattccaatttaaaaaaaatgcttctagaaaatctggatttttttaaatcttacggaattttattattgaccaattgcaaatatttttaaaatacgaattttttttaaatggaatttttttttgaccaattacggaatttttaaaaaaatgatttttttttttaaacgaattttttttaaattacggaATTTTATTATTGACCTGACGATGAATAAATAGATATTTATCTGGATTTTTTTTCACTAAATCTAAATTTTATCATAACTATGCCATTTGGCTTTTTAAAAGCCATCATTCGAAATGAAAGTATAAGTGTGTCACTTTATCGTGGGCATATTTATTTCTATACACACATAAAAAGAAGGTTTGGAGATGCTTCAATATGTAGAATAAACAATAAGGGaaacacacataaaaagaaGGTTTGGAGATGCTTCAATATGTAGAATAAACAATaagggaaaaataaattttgaatgtGATGTAGAATAAACAATaagggaaaaataaattttgaatgtGATGTCAACATCACCTGTATCACTATATTATCgtctttctttccctttttaattATATGAAAGCGAAACTAGACACtttaaaaatgtcttttttagaaaaaataaataaaaatgaattgattGGTGTGGAGTAGCTTTGATCAATTTTCATTACAAGTAACTTTCTTTTTCTCGGAAAGGGCAAAATAATCAGTTATACTAATTAGAGAATTATCAAAGTGTTAAATGCTAAAAAAGTAACGACATGTTTTATGAAGATATGAATTGCGGATGGcatacaacatgcacaaattgATTAGGATAACCAGCACACAGACCATGGACTGTTCTGTTATTAgaaatttttggaatcaaaatcCTTTAAAATCTGGAAAccaattaaaaatacaaaaataaaacaagaatatTTACTATAAGGAGTTCCTCCTATTTAAATAGGTTTTACGCAACGCGAATCTAAATTAGTCGACCAGTAAATTCTGAATACCAAATGATTAGTAATAAGTATGAAAATCAATTATAAATGACACAAAATATGAGATTGCCACTTATCAATTCAATATAATTTTGATGATCTAACTTGACTAATCAAGAAACCTAATCTCTAACCATGCTACTAAAGTACTAGTCAAATATTAAGAGGAGAATGTAATTTGCGGTTTGTAAATCTATTACTTAACTAAATATCTAGAAATATTTCCATTTCAAGCGTGCGAGTATAAACTAAATTACTTGTATAAGTCGTAACCAAAGAggattttaagaaaagaaagaaaaaggaaaaattagaaataaaatGGATGAACTAGAAAAGGATAATGAAAACAAACCCCTAAAATTCTGAAACAAAGAACCCACAACAAACCCTTCAAAAAATTAATGGACTTATAGGACAGTAGTGAGAACAAACAAAGGTTTATCCATTCTTTTGTCGAAATTAAGGGCTTTGCTGTTCCAATTTTAGCGGAAATCTgtccaaaagttttttttttccctttctttttcttgttattCTTTAGTTTCTATTTACCCTTCTTTCACGACAAAACCTCCCAACAAGTCGAATTCAACTGTAAAACCAGTAAAAAACCCAATTAGAAACTACTTTAATCCTCAGTCCTCTTTTTTtaccaccttttttttttttggataagaaAGTATGGGTATTCCGTTTTCCTCTATCATCGTACGGATGTCAATTGTCTATCACAAAGACAATATACAAACATTAACCGTCACTTAGGTTATATTGAAGGTTTTTTGTAAGGTTGATATTACTATGTTATTGATTAATTATATTAACTCAACTGACTTGAATACCATATTGGATCTATAACTCATCAGTAACTTACGAGACATAATTTGATTGAACTCAAAAtttatttagcttttaaattttataatattaaacatATCACGATAAATAAGAAATTTATCTGCACTCGCATACACTATATCACAAGTGCGTGTCATGTTTACATAAATTCCATTACTAATAACATTGTTCATTAATAGTATATTCttactcaattaattactttATCATAGTAAATTACCATAAGTTAATGTATACACTTAATCAAGGTAATTTTTATTCCTTAGAAAAGATATTATCATAAATAGGAAAAATACAATCTCAAATGACTTACTACTACTAAGATATTGATGgttataaaagaacaaatacTACCACTAAATTCAACTATGTTTTCTCTTTGGTTATATCTTTAAAATTTAGGATGCTTCATCTCTAACTAGTTGAcgaatattactccctccatcctaaTTAATATGAAGGTGTTTAACTGGACACAAAgtttaacaaagaaaagaaattttttaaattttgtgttaccaaggacaaaataaaaatgttaaaattaaattgttactaaatatagaaaaatatattttttttcgggacggagggagtattacacTGCACATGCTTAGTTAGTGAAGTCATTTAGAAATAATtcgaaaataaaatgaaaaaaagaaaagcacaaattgaaagaaaattggCTGGCTTCGGTGACTGAACGTTTTTCTCGATGACCGGTTGATCGGTAAGTTGtaacacgtggcatcatccaCGTCCAAGCTGGCAGGGATTATATGGGCCCACCATTTGTCGAGTAACCGGGTCTTTAGGTGGTTTCTGTGACACAAACCTGGTACTGCAAGTGCATCTACGGGCTTTAACCGTTAGAGCCAGTAACTGTATAAAGAACTGGGGGTTTAagacacatacatacatacgtgGTTTCTCTCAGGGTTTTATATTTTCCCATGAACAAAGACATTCATCATCACATAACAATTATTATGGGGTAGACTTATTTTCCTGATCCTTTTCAAATGCTTATTTCTTCTCAGAATTATCCGTTAAATTTTCTGATCTTGAATTGTTTTGTTGCTCTATGGGATTCTTTTTTCATGGTGATTCTTGGAGATGAATGTAGACGTAAATTTTGTCGCTCTAAGGTGGGGTTGttcatttttgtttgatttgtttCTTAAATTGATAAGGTTACAATCTTTGCTTAAGAACTTGGTTTGCTTGGAGAGAAAAATCTCGCTAAGGTTAAAGAAACCGTTTATTTTGAGAATGACTTGGTAAATTTTCACGGTTTGTGTTTTTTATAAGGTTTCTCTGAGACCAGCAGAGCATTCTTGGGATTCTTAACTGTCAACCTTTTACCTTTCGTCTGAATTCAGAATATCTTGTCGTGAACCTTTATTTTTCTGGCCTCATATCTTGGATCCAAaagcttttctctttttaaaattcAGGGTATGTTGGATTAGATCTATGTGTCTTTCTCTTGTTTTAGTTTTGTTGATCCGATGCTCTGCTATTGTGAGGGGAGGGGGGTGCGTGGTGTAGGGCAGGGCGGAAGGGGTTCATCCAAACCCCCTTCGCTTGGAAAATCacactatatatacaagatttcttttttatgtatat
This window harbors:
- the LOC132052853 gene encoding PGR5-like protein 1B, chloroplastic is translated as MAGAWSSPVTGRVVGSTVIELTRRNSRTGASFPVRISTRRHGLSTSEEPEGPSCIFVGPIETASKETLEALYRQARDAYYSGTPLIVDDMFDRVELRLRWYGSKHVVKYPRCSLRRQSTYADAEEDPSQAFALASVWLLILGFGSSFLIVPLIYTIVQAYQDTFDSGMSYTDQSFELFTVLNGILFMVLGSIIGFPIATASVGALQGLWKNDLVALKGSCPNCGEEVFAFLKAEKSNRSPHRADCHVCGSRLEFQTNVEQSVARPGKRWVYGRVYLIRQRQRWA
- the LOC132052854 gene encoding uncharacterized protein LOC132052854; this translates as MRQRKKSNSDVTQQDQHQNGHLSKFRQLFDPEASWDKDQLGDVLHWMRQLMALVCGLIWGAIPLVGGVWFMLFLALSTGIIYCYYAVVLKVDEEEFGGHGALLQEGLFASMTLFLLFWTLVYSLAHF